In one window of Macadamia integrifolia cultivar HAES 741 chromosome 2, SCU_Mint_v3, whole genome shotgun sequence DNA:
- the LOC122065753 gene encoding two-component response regulator ORR4-like — translation MEDEAQFHVLAVDDSLLDRKLIERLLKNLAYHVTTVDSGSKALEFLGLHEDDQRNSNPPSVSSHPNQYLFLQEMEVNLIITDYYMPGMTGYDLLKGTRTYIH, via the exons ATGGAAGATGAAGCTCAATTTCATGTTTTAGCAGTTGATGATAGCCTTCTAGACCGAAAACTGATTGAAAGGCTGCTGAAGAACTTAGCTTATCATG TTACTACAGTGGATTCAGGAAGCAAAGCTCTAGAATTTCTGGGTTTACATGAGGATGACCAGAGAAACTCAAACCCACCTTCAGTTTCTTCACACCCTAATCAG TATTTGTTTTTACAAGAAATGGAAGTAAATCTCATCATCACAGACTACTATATGCCTGGAATGACAGGCTATGATCTGCTAAAAGGCACTAGAACATACATTCATTAA